One stretch of Harmonia axyridis chromosome 1, icHarAxyr1.1, whole genome shotgun sequence DNA includes these proteins:
- the LOC123671042 gene encoding segmentation polarity homeobox protein engrailed-like, producing MAFEDRFSPNTATSPSSDSSRMNYPNSPESSRTQPYTCLTVPQTPEKEHYINSTNSPTFCVKSEQEKSFIRITSFALPSPKDSGARSENDSPISYRNSPSPSSSISSSGTRSPPPSNEPTIQTLKYSIFNILQPDFGKNAVQKSKPHGRISFKPYETKPSEEIPKTAPLGSLCQTVSQIGSAKRTVEPVKPALGLVAEGEKKEENSVPQVWPAWVYCTRYSDRPSSGPRSRRMKKPTKPSNEEKRPRTAFSSAQLQRLKHEFNENRYLTERRRQQLSAELGLNEAQIKIWFQNKRAKIKKSSSEKNPLALQLMAQGLYNHSTVPCDEDDMPMS from the exons ATGGCGTTCGAAGATAGGTTCAGCCCGAACACTGCTACAAGTCCTAGCAGTGACAGTTCAAGGATGAATTACCCGAACTCACCGGAATCATCCAGGACGCAACCTTACACTTGTCTGACTGTTCCGCAGACTCCAGAAAAGGAACATTACATTAATTCCACGAATTCTCCGACTTTCTGTGTGAAATCTGAGCAAGAGAAGAGTTTTATAAGGATCACATCCTTCGCTCTGCCCAGTCCGAAAGATAGCGGCGCAAGGAGCGAAAACGATTCCCCAATATCCTACAGGAACTCACCTTCGCCAAGCAGCAGCATCTCTTCGTCGGGGACCAGATCGCCGCCACCAAGCAACGAACCTACGATCCAAACGTTGAAATACTCAATTTTCAACATCTTGCAGCCAGACTTTGGAAAGAACGCGGTGCAAAAATCGAAGCCACATGGCAGAATAAGCTTCAAACCGTACGAAACCAAACCAAGTGAAGAAATTCCGAAGACTGCTCCCTTGGGTAGTTTGTGTCAGACTGTGTCTCAAATCGGAAGTGCTAAAAGAACTGTTGAACCTGTGAAACCTGCTCTGGGTTTGGTGGCCGAAGgcgagaaaaaagaagaaaactcTGTTCCTCAGGTGTGGCCAGCTTGGGTTTATTGTACCAGATATTCTGACAGACCAAGTTCAG GTCCCAGATCTCGTAGGATGAAGAAACCAACCAAACCCTCCAACGAGGAAAAACGCCCAAGAACGGCCTTCTCAAGCGCCCAGCTCCAGAGGCTCAAACACGAATTCAACGAGAACAGATACCTAACAGAACGCAGAAGACAACAGCTGAGCGCAGAACTTGGTCTGAACGAAGCTCAGATCAAGATCTGGTTCCAAAACAAAAGGGCGAAAATTAAGAAGTCTTCCTCTGAAAAGAACCCGTTGGCACTCCAGCTCATGGCCCAAGGGCTGTACAACCACTCCACAGTACCTTGCGACGAAGATGACATGCCTATGAGCTAG